One window from the genome of Actinomycetota bacterium encodes:
- a CDS encoding rod shape-determining protein, which yields MAVDLGTATTLVLVKGKGIVLREPSVVSIEKNSGKILAVGTEAKQMLGRTPGSIVAIRPMKDGVIADFDVTESMIRYFIQKVHKRRFAIKPRIVVCVPSGVTEVERRAVFEATMQAGARAAYLIEEPMAAAIGVGLPIHEPTGNMICDIGGGTTEVAVLSLGGIVCSESVRVGGDEFDEAIINHIKKEYNVIIGERTAEEVKIEIGSAYPLEHEEDVEVRGRDLLTGLPRNVNLSSEEIRNALEEPLAAVLGAIKSTLEMTPPELSGDIMDRGLVLAGGGSLLRGLDERLRSETGMPVYLADDPLTCVVIGSGKALEEMKTLKKVLIGAHR from the coding sequence ATGGCCGTGGATCTTGGAACGGCCACAACCTTGGTGCTGGTCAAGGGTAAGGGTATAGTCCTGCGTGAACCATCGGTTGTCTCCATTGAGAAGAATTCTGGAAAGATACTGGCCGTCGGCACTGAGGCCAAACAGATGCTCGGAAGGACTCCGGGTAGCATTGTCGCCATACGGCCGATGAAGGACGGCGTCATCGCCGACTTTGATGTGACCGAGAGCATGATTCGCTACTTCATCCAAAAGGTCCACAAACGGCGCTTTGCTATCAAGCCCCGCATCGTAGTCTGTGTGCCATCCGGTGTTACCGAGGTAGAGAGGAGAGCCGTCTTCGAGGCCACCATGCAGGCCGGGGCGAGGGCCGCCTATCTAATTGAGGAGCCGATGGCGGCCGCCATCGGGGTCGGACTTCCGATTCATGAGCCGACCGGCAACATGATCTGTGATATTGGAGGCGGCACGACCGAGGTGGCCGTCCTCTCTTTGGGGGGCATAGTCTGTAGCGAATCGGTCAGGGTTGGGGGCGACGAATTCGATGAGGCGATTATCAATCACATCAAGAAGGAGTACAACGTAATAATTGGCGAGAGGACGGCCGAAGAAGTCAAGATTGAGATCGGGTCGGCCTATCCCCTCGAACACGAAGAGGATGTTGAGGTGAGGGGAAGAGACCTTTTGACGGGACTTCCCAGAAACGTTAATTTATCTTCGGAGGAGATAAGGAACGCCCTAGAAGAGCCGTTAGCGGCCGTCCTGGGAGCCATAAAGTCCACTCTTGAGATGACACCACCCGAGCTATCAGGCGACATCATGGATCGGGGCTTGGTTCTGGCGGGAGGCGGATCTCTTTTGAGGGGTCTAGACGAGAGGCTTAGAAGTGAGACCGGGATGCCGGTATATCTGGCTGACGATCCACTTACCTGTGTGGTTATCGGATCAGGCAAAGCCTTGGAAGAGATGAAGACTTTAAAAAAAGTTTTGATAGGTGCGCATAGATAA
- a CDS encoding Gx transporter family protein codes for MVENGGSKRLVFLALLLALGIALHLIESIYMPPLPIPGAKLGLANIVSLIIISSYSLREAAVNALARTLIASILLGTFLSATFVFSLSGALVSTIVMLAAHRSLSKHLSLSGISILGALAHNLTQMIVAYFIFIRHSALFFELPILMVLAVLCGLFNGVLASLILSRALTPAGLRASSKRPSFVKGGLD; via the coding sequence TTGGTTGAAAATGGTGGCTCAAAAAGACTTGTATTTTTAGCGCTCCTTCTTGCCCTCGGCATAGCCCTTCATCTGATAGAATCCATCTACATGCCTCCCCTACCGATCCCAGGAGCGAAGCTTGGGCTTGCCAATATCGTGAGCCTTATCATAATAAGCTCTTACTCCTTAAGGGAGGCGGCAGTGAATGCTCTGGCAAGGACCCTGATCGCCTCAATTCTGCTTGGCACATTTCTCTCTGCGACTTTTGTCTTCAGCTTGAGCGGAGCCTTGGTCAGCACCATTGTTATGCTCGCCGCTCATAGGTCTCTCTCCAAGCATTTAAGCCTTTCAGGTATCAGTATCTTGGGCGCGCTGGCTCACAATCTGACACAGATGATCGTGGCTTATTTCATCTTCATCAGACATTCGGCTCTCTTTTTCGAGCTTCCCATACTAATGGTCCTGGCCGTCCTCTGCGGCCTCTTCAACGGCGTGCTGGCAAGCCTTATCCTGTCCAGAGCACTCACTCCAGCCGGTCTTCGAGCCTCAAGTAAAAGGCCGTCATTTGTCAAGGGCGGTCTTGATTAG
- a CDS encoding RnfABCDGE type electron transport complex subunit B, with the protein MDTSMIVKASIALGGTGLIMGGLLAVASKVFYVEVDARVELIRAVLPGINCGACGLPGCDGAAEAIVAGEASNTACVAGGSDVAKQIGALLGMDVSEVTGVANKALVRCGGGKNEVAHRYIYDGQHDCQMAQQVSGGPLLCPYGCLGLGSCITSCPFVAITLGEDGLPKIDWDKCTSCGACVKACPRGIISLVAEDKEVHVLCRSHNAGKEVRAVCKKGCIACKACEKVCEFDAIHVIDNLAVIDKDKCTDCKKCVEKCPTGCLADLTATRG; encoded by the coding sequence ATGGATACATCGATGATCGTAAAAGCATCAATCGCACTTGGTGGGACGGGACTCATTATGGGGGGTCTGCTTGCGGTCGCCTCCAAGGTATTTTATGTTGAGGTGGACGCCAGGGTCGAGTTGATCCGGGCGGTCTTGCCGGGAATAAATTGCGGTGCTTGCGGGCTTCCCGGTTGTGATGGGGCAGCCGAAGCAATTGTTGCCGGGGAGGCCTCCAATACCGCATGTGTGGCTGGCGGGTCGGATGTGGCCAAACAGATCGGGGCGCTCCTTGGAATGGACGTCAGCGAGGTTACCGGAGTTGCCAACAAGGCTCTAGTAAGATGCGGTGGCGGAAAGAATGAGGTTGCTCATCGCTATATATATGACGGGCAACACGATTGTCAGATGGCCCAACAGGTCTCAGGGGGGCCGCTTCTCTGTCCTTACGGTTGTTTGGGCCTTGGAAGTTGCATAACCTCATGTCCCTTTGTGGCCATAACTCTTGGCGAGGATGGGCTGCCCAAGATCGATTGGGATAAATGCACGAGCTGCGGAGCCTGTGTCAAGGCCTGCCCAAGGGGGATAATCTCTCTCGTTGCTGAAGATAAAGAGGTTCATGTCCTCTGCCGTTCACATAACGCAGGCAAAGAGGTAAGGGCCGTCTGTAAGAAGGGTTGCATAGCCTGCAAGGCTTGTGAGAAGGTTTGTGAGTTCGATGCGATTCACGTCATCGATAACCTTGCCGTCATAGATAAAGATAAATGCACCGATTGCAAGAAGTGCGTTGAGAAGTGTCCGACCGGATGTCTGGCTGATCTCACGGCGACAAGGGGTTAA
- the mreD gene encoding rod shape-determining protein MreD produces MQPILVICLILSASTVVHVALIPYLRIFGVGPDLILVTVSIIGFLEGQNLGAISGFLGGLLQDLAGSRVVGLSSLTKTITGYLAGSMKSGLTDETALLPASLVIFFSFFHRLIYMLLSFLISQPIAKGWAAASHLIIGPLYDALLAIPVFLICRRALVRRSGGDYVKEFKIS; encoded by the coding sequence GTGCAGCCGATTCTGGTTATCTGCCTTATTTTATCAGCTTCGACCGTCGTTCATGTCGCGCTCATCCCATATCTTAGGATATTTGGCGTTGGCCCCGATCTGATATTGGTCACCGTATCGATCATAGGCTTCTTGGAAGGCCAGAACTTGGGAGCCATATCTGGCTTTCTGGGCGGCCTCCTTCAGGATTTGGCCGGATCGAGGGTGGTTGGACTTAGCTCCCTCACCAAGACGATAACAGGTTATCTTGCCGGGTCGATGAAGAGCGGACTGACCGATGAGACCGCCCTACTTCCCGCAAGTCTGGTCATCTTCTTCTCCTTCTTTCATCGCCTAATCTATATGCTTCTTTCGTTTCTTATATCCCAACCGATTGCAAAAGGTTGGGCTGCGGCTTCCCATCTGATTATCGGACCGCTCTATGATGCGCTCCTTGCCATCCCGGTATTCTTGATATGTAGGCGGGCTCTTGTGAGGCGCTCTGGCGGCGATTACGTCAAAGAGTTCAAAATCAGCTGA
- a CDS encoding NusG domain II-containing protein — MITRYDKALILSIILVAILLFLSNLVVLGKSAKEENCSILIVSDKANLNFSFDQQGLHPIKGPLGETIVEVSGDGVRVISSPCPNHDCVSKGWIRSQGEAIICAPNQIMIRITSQEDVEMDALNG; from the coding sequence ATGATAACCCGTTACGACAAGGCGTTGATTCTCTCGATAATTTTGGTTGCGATTCTCCTCTTCCTTTCAAATCTGGTTGTTTTGGGAAAATCGGCTAAAGAGGAGAATTGCTCCATCTTGATCGTAAGCGATAAGGCGAATCTAAATTTTTCGTTTGACCAGCAAGGCCTCCACCCCATCAAGGGACCTCTTGGCGAAACGATAGTTGAGGTCTCGGGCGATGGAGTTCGAGTCATCTCTTCCCCCTGTCCTAATCATGACTGTGTCTCCAAAGGCTGGATAAGATCGCAAGGAGAGGCGATCATCTGTGCTCCAAACCAGATTATGATCAGGATAACGAGCCAAGAAGATGTTGAAATGGATGCCTTAAATGGGTGA
- the mreC gene encoding rod shape-determining protein MreC, protein MRFKRGFFGSSRLTLLILVIFSILILTTYLRETDEGVIHGMQSSFLGRVTSVQSPTSSVIMPLINLRKFLGNVGGLSAENSRLKKEISDLKQEIISLAEAKEENIRLKELINFKEGTPHRTALARVIGRSTNEWQSTLILDKGSDDGVYKNMPVVVAEGLVGQTIMVTESASKVRLLIDPRSGVSAQLMKSRGIGIAEGNLNTGITLNYIESSDSISEGELVLTSGLGGVYPRGLLIGQVESYKETPDMLYKKAKIKSKVDFSSLEEVLVILDDFALPTFEEAT, encoded by the coding sequence TTGCGGTTTAAGAGGGGATTTTTTGGCTCGAGCAGATTGACTCTCCTCATCTTGGTGATCTTTAGCATACTTATCCTCACCACCTATCTTCGAGAGACGGACGAAGGAGTCATCCACGGCATGCAGTCATCATTCTTGGGGAGAGTTACGTCCGTACAATCTCCGACAAGCAGCGTTATCATGCCTCTCATAAACTTGCGAAAATTTCTGGGCAACGTCGGTGGCCTCTCGGCAGAAAATTCAAGGCTCAAAAAGGAGATATCCGATTTAAAGCAGGAAATTATTTCGCTTGCCGAAGCGAAAGAGGAGAACATTCGCTTAAAGGAGCTCATAAATTTCAAAGAGGGGACTCCTCACAGAACCGCCTTGGCTAGGGTAATAGGCAGGTCCACCAATGAGTGGCAATCGACCCTCATTCTCGACAAGGGGAGCGACGATGGAGTCTATAAGAATATGCCGGTTGTGGTGGCGGAAGGTCTGGTCGGACAGACGATAATGGTTACTGAGAGCGCTTCCAAGGTGCGCCTATTGATCGACCCCAGAAGCGGCGTCTCGGCCCAACTGATGAAGTCGCGGGGAATCGGTATTGCCGAGGGTAACTTAAATACGGGGATAACATTGAACTATATCGAGAGCAGCGATTCCATCTCCGAGGGAGAACTGGTTTTGACCTCAGGTCTTGGCGGCGTCTACCCGAGGGGGCTTCTGATAGGTCAAGTCGAGAGTTACAAGGAGACCCCCGATATGCTTTATAAAAAGGCAAAGATAAAGAGCAAAGTCGACTTCTCCAGCTTAGAAGAGGTGCTGGTCATTTTGGACGATTTTGCGCTACCCACCTTTGAGGAGGCCACCTAA